The genome window TCAAAGCAATCACATTGTGCAATATTAAAACGCTCAAGTGATTTTACTTGCCTTCGTTCCAAGATGCAAACAATCACATGCCACTGTTGTTATGTAATTAATGTTATATAGTCTAATGTAAGTGATACAGAGAGTTAACAGAACGAATAAAATGATAACAGAATGATGTTTCCAGCTTTCAAGGTTTTGCGACTGGTGGACCAAGTAATCTCGTGGTCTGGTCACTAAACATAAAGTCATATATGGGCAGATCTACTGCTCGTCTGGTGAATTATCGCGTCATTTACGTGATGCACATGCATTGTCTACCACGTTTTGGAAACGTAGGTAACCACGATTAACAGAGAAGTTCAACGGTGAACATATAGTAATCCAAACACCCACTTGTGTTCGTGACTTCTCTTTGTTATTAATTTGCTCTACTTCGCAAATTTCATCATAGCTAATACCATACATGCATATAGAACACCGAACCTGATTAGCAAGTCTAGATGTGATACAAATAACACTATCGAACAGATGATAAAATCCAGTAATAATAAATCACGACGGAAATGTTAGAAATTGCAAGTTCATATTCACAGGGATCTTATAATTCTGCAAAACTCTAAAGAGGATTAAATAAAGGTGCTAGAGTCTATCAGTATTATCAATGCTTCACAGGAAGCCAGAAAATACTCGGAGCTTCGTTAGGTCCTGATTTCAATATCATTAGGTGCACTGATGTCATCTTCATTTCCTTCATCATTGTTGTCCTCTTCTTCTTTAGTTCCATTCGTTGTCCTGTTCTCATTGccatcttcattttcttcatcatTGTTGAGCTCTTCTTCAGTTTCATTTTCCATCTGCCTCTCTGTTGCACTCTTTTCATCGCCTTCATTACTAATTTGCTCTTCTTCGGTTCCATTATTTGTTAATGTCTCTTTCTTACTCTTTTTTGGTGCCTTTGCCTTCGATGACCCTGATCTTTTTACAGCATTCTTTTGCCTAAAGTCTGCAAAAGAAGTTGAGGGGTTAATATCTAGATATTATATGTGAACTAATGAAAGCTCACTAACAATTAACAAACTTCCTCTGGATACTATCACAACTCCAACTCATTATTGATAACTTATCAACATCAGTTAGTATTTATCCAATATGCAGAACCACCAAACTTTTTAGTTGCATTAGCAATATCTGCACAGTTTACAATAGTAAAATTCTTCACCCCAACTCAAACACCTGAGTGAATGATTCTGTAACATCCTAAATCAGTTAGTTAAGTTTGAATGTCTAGAACAAGCCAACAACTAACGTGTACCAAAATTTGCtatttcatttgcattaggttgCTTGGGATGTTTCAGTTTACCTCACTCTTAATGCTAATTGATATTTAGGTGCTACATTTATTACATCCATGCACGtgaattctcaataacatcCATTTAAACCAACATTATTGCCATGATCTTGCCCACGGGAATTTCATCAATTATTCTGTAGATGGAAGGCATCATCTTGTATGAAAAATGGTTCCATACTCGCAGAACATAATTCCAAACAATACGACCACAATAGACCACTAATCGACtattttgcaaaattatatcattGCTTATGGCACAACTCAGTTGCATTCTGTAGTCTTAATAAGAGGGGGGAAGGCAAGAGTTTAATGGTTATTGATGACCTTAACCTTTTACCAATTCAACAACAGTACTGAGCCTCTTGAATAACCAGGGTTCTCTTAATTTTGTACGGAGACATGGTAGACAAGTTAGAGAAAGTTAAAGCAGTAATTTTGGTTACAAGAAATTCATAGGCTCTTGCAATTTCAAGTAGATTACAGACAAGGAGCTCTCAGGAACTAATTTGTAACAAAACCATTTGCATGGTCAAtagatatatctatatataccGATCTTATGAGTGATCCCTTACTTTGTAAACCTAGATATGTTAAGCTAGAGCGTGAGGTTCCAATTCAAGCGCAGAAAAAGGGAGTACACAAACATAATAGGACTGCCAAAGTTAAAAGATTCTTGCATGACTGATTGACAATTTACAATATAAAGACGGTTGGCTAGAAGGTTCCTATTGACCATGTGATAAAGTGCATCACCATTTTTCTCCTAAATGCTGAACTATTCAGGaggtaataatataatataggtGATCTATTTCAGTAATTTACTTTAGTGAAGCCATAAAAGGTGTCTTGCGCTTAGACTTCTACATTTTAATTGAAGAATTTCAAGATGAACAAGGCACGGAAAGTATTTATCCTTGATTAATCCTTATGTGTTTAAACCAAAAAAAACTAACCATTTATAGGAGGTTCAATTCTATAACATCTTTGGTGAAACCCCTTTTTTTTTGGGTCTATACTGTTAGTGTCACAAATGAGCGCTAGCAATTGTTTCAAGGGCCTGTAAAATTTGAAAGCACACGCAATCTTAAAGTGGCACATAAAGACCAGAATCAAGGTTTGGTCAGAAGCTGAAAACTACTTTGCTCTCTACCAAATGTTCTATTTTAATGGAGTACAAATCTGACTTCAATAGGCAAACATCCCTCTATTACATAAAATGAGCAAATTTTTTATCTCTTTGCTATCGTTTATAACTTTAAACCTTAAAACAGCTTCCTAATTGTGAAAACATATAAAAGTAAAGCAGAACACAACTAAAAAGAAGGAAGTGTATATGCATTTATGCCCCTTTTGATTAGAGGGAATGCAATGTCTGAAAATGTACTGCAATTTGTAATATCCTAAGAGTCATTTTTGCATAATATGAATTCATTTCTTAACCATcccaatttataataaaaaaatttattcatcCAAACCAACAATCCATGTTTTAACACAAACCTATATCCAATGCACAAAAAGACCATAACATCGAATTATCATACTCACCCTCGAGAGAAGCTCTCAGCGGCCCAACGAACTCAGAAAACTCAATGTCCTCAAGCGCTTTAAACACATCTTCGGCATTAATAGTTTGCCTATTAGACTCCTTACATATGTCATTAGCACTGCACATAATTGTACACAATCTTCTTACTCAACAGCAACAAATTCAAAACCCTAACTTACAAATTcaaacaaaatcaatcaaattaaaatcacaAATTAAATCATAATCACAGCGATTTCAACCTCATATCAACATACGCACATTAATCGATAAAATAACGAGTGACGTGACAAAATGTATCAACTAATCGAGATATTTAATAAATCAAGTAATAATCAACTAGAAGATACTAACGCAGCGGAGAGGTAGTGTATGAAGATGCGAGAGCTCTCGGAGAAAGCCTCAACGGCCTCGCGGAGGACGGAGATTTCGCCGTGTTCAGAAAGCTTTTCCTTTACTAGCCTACGCACTATACTCTTCGGAAGCTCCTCCACCGCGCCGGAATCTTTCTCCGACACGTTTTTGGGCTCCGGCGCCGTCGTAATCTCCTCTGCCATCGCTGTATCTATTTCTGTCTATAGAAACACACGCAGTAGTGTGGGCGGGGGGCTGATTATTTTTATATGGGCGGATGATTTTGGCTAGGGCTTTTCTTTCCCGCCTACAAAatactttcacatattttttttctttgtggaTTTTTTGCCACAATTTGTGATGAATTGGGGTAAAAAGTTGGAATCAGACTTAATCAGCTAGGATACTGAAtaaggattaattaaaaattaatatgattcagtggttaattaaataattagagattTAATTAGTATGATGAGTTACAAAATAAAGATTAATcaatgattaatcaccgatttttaaaaTAGTGATTGTGATTAGGCCTCATAATTTGACACGTGATAAGTGACACGCTAATACGAAAAAATGACACGAAAAAatgtttgattttatattttcgatacacgaaacatgaaagtacacgaacacaaAATTACACGATAAATATGGATTTTCGTTTTCGATACacgaattattttatttataatatttgtatatcataatatattatatacacacacatataaaataacaatttcaAAAAGTAAGTTAAATACTCAATGGTAAGTATAAAGTCACGTGCTATATACGATAAGAATAAGGTTTCTGACTTTTACTCACATttgcctctttttttttttttttgtcaggatctacatactcgtagatgagttgtatcatagatacaatagCCACATCAGGGATtactgtaagtctaaatgtaaagacaaccctatctgttacatagggatgataactcaacaatagaacaggacaagtaaataacactacgcctgcaccggaattggaagatacgaagacaaaggttgaagaagccatctacagtcttgaaggaataagttcactggaagaagttcattaatatgttcatgcctcagtgaagaataaagattgaagtattcaagattgtggaagcaatgaagatgttgtccaagtactcgaaagatttcagtgcaacccctgaagcaagatatttctatatatcttggttggttatttataatcaacaaactgaagcataaactaacccggaaccgactgatcaatgtttgctgacaaagacggtacaatgtttaacttcagtgttagtcgcttgtgaactaGACCaatgcactaagcgtcagcacgtacggagctttgcaaagtatttatcgatcgaagaattgatccagtcatatcaagtcatttgttccaaagccaagtcaagccaaatgccagctatgccaaagcttactgctcaaatgccatatgtcaaagcttccacagaaagccatatcaggaagtgacattttatatatgtgtgcacttatatatttgtatatgtacaaatataagtatatatgtatatatgtatatttaattaaatataatatatataatatatatgtatatatgttttaaacatatgtatatgtatatttatatgtatatatatttaaataaatatatatgtatatagtatatgtatttatattttatataaacatttatatatttaagtgtgtatatatatattatattatgtgcataaatatgtgtatatttatatctataggtaattatatatatatccctatatatatttatatttatatttacatataattttatgtatattatatatatttaaatatatgagaatatatttaaatatatgtatatatatatattactatatgtttatgtaaatattatttatatacatttatatatatatatatctttatttatacatatatttatataatattatgaatataatataaatatatggatggagcaaactcaagtcaatctcagtcaaaggagtgataacaaggaaagctcttacaatgtgaggaacaacatttgaccgaagtcaacagctcttccttacttagaagattttctaagtacatcacaatggagtatctacactcttgaggagcaaactttgaccaagtcaaagttcgtcccaagagatgagagagaacaagggagcaccTTCACTATGGAGAAACTTTGAAttggacttagaatattttctaagtcacatacatacaacaccatggaagcaacttcacttggagagcaaactttgaccaagtcaaagtttgcgcctccaagccATTCATGCAGTGGTGCACCTTGCTctaacttagaaatttttctaagtaccatcacaagtgaagacatgcactcttgaggagcaaactttgaccaagtcaaagttcgtcccaagagatgagagagaacagggGAACAACTTCACTATGGAGCACTAGTTGGAGTATTTACTTAGAATTATTTTCTAAGTCTTGGCTGATCAACTTGGAAGAAGAGGAGccaaagcgcaacctttgactttagtcaaagtttgcgacttTGACCTCCCTAAGAGAAGAGGCGCAAGTTTACTTGCATGAATTAATTCTAAGTGAACTCCCCTTGCTTACAGTGTAActtggcgcaagttttgactcaaTTAGTCAAAATACAAGGTACATACAATGAAGCCAATGGAGCGCAActttggagcgcaaactttgacttagtcaaagtttgcgactccaagtGTCACAGTGATCCCTGCTTAAAATTCTAAGTTGATTTTATCTCAAGGCACAGCCACAGGGGTACACTGAttaagcgcaaactttgactgtcaggcgccaactttgactttgcTGTGGGATATTGAACTGGCGCAActtcaagtatatatattggagttagatttattttggatatctgaatccgtccaggacgaactcaagtcgtccaggacgaactcgttaaccatggttagtttatgaaagtctataaatatgtgattgtggttctcacaattaaaatcatccttcgggatgaaatggccaagtgctctgcacggctactcccactatacacacaccctaacctagctttgtaatagaaatatcagtagtggttagagtttgtaatattgagagtagtggccattgtagccaaccttcgggtttggatttgtagcacccttcgaggtatttatcaatatacagatataccttgaaaatattgtgtgttggtttaatatttttatatcctcagaaaccgacctaataaatatccggaacacgaaacccattacaggactgcaatttgtttatccgcaagattcgaaagaattttaaattgtagtgagtatcgtattcaaccccccttctacgatactttggacctaacaattggtatcagagccaggctgattgatatacaaatcaggatccttatcgtacggaaaatcaagaacctagcttttgatatttgattaggggaaatgttcttccggtttgtgttgctgaatttgtccgtaggcctaagcaaggattatctgtcggatactgaactttggaccgggacttacaaatttatactttaaattttaataagtttattttataaatttaacttaatttattttaaacttattaattgagtttattatgaattaattaaatttatcttataaacttaattaaatttactttataaactttgctaaattcttttaataaatttgcttaaatttattttagacttgtaaagtttactcttagactttatcaagtttatcataaatttttataaatttattatttaaatttgtatagtttatgatttaaatttaagttaaaatataaaatataaatttaagaggatttaactgattatggatataagttcaagttcaagggttcaaattcatttgttctggaagctatgatttaattggagacgagacacttgaatattttcaaaagttaaatttatctaataaattttaatatatttactaaatgaatttgaaataaatttattctaaacttattcagtttattatgaatttatttgaatttattttttaaatataattaaatttactttatagatttaactaagtttattttatactttattttctttcatcttttaaaacttaattttaaaatttattttctttataatttaaacttagtttaaataatcaagtgtcccgtaacctttttaattattctacaccaagacaaatcagattgacatttagttgagacagatcaggctgacagattacaagacaaacaccgggatttcaaataccagattctcagaatcggtaatggaattacattgatgacccaatccaattgatttctcaaaggattattagaagcagttttctatgttcgacaaagatgattgtgattcgaagaagattccattgaagactaatttggtactactaacaggggattttgaagaaggtacttcaggccttgatctgagtaattactccgacttgattatcagatcaccagatcaggatgggaacttgctttatgtgttgagtgcatcttcccagggctcggaatatcaactttgaatggcaccactagtagtaggaaaagagaagtttttgcaaaagaatcttcaagggatttcaatctaactcagtgattcagggatatacaattactcagtgaattgtaccaatgctaaatctatctggaatcagctgagatcaaagacagagaactgtggaggtttaaggatataattatcgagttactaccgcaccaaatcagtttcgtgcatttatgtcagaaccttaggattgaacagaagagtttgtaactgctgaatttgaggaagctcaagtcgacgaaagttaacacttttgaagaatgtgaggacataacttcaaggattagcataacactgtctgagaggtttagtcatgtcagattcagatggaatccattggtttcaagtggtgactcttcagggttcagttcaaggaggttgttttcaaaactgagttggtcaatacacacaatattgtttggtatctttagcaaagaagggttgctatatatattgaagcctcgacaaacaaggatgatagggcttgtctgaaattcaagtggatgttttgaaagaaacatcacaacaagttcttatgctattttaggaaaggtgtgagctggatcagttgctgatgagaaggatgattatggttatctggctatcatagcattctctgaagatgactcaactcgcacatctcaggtacgaattctttctaactatgcaatacatatttctttatattcaaagcatgttatatatctctgagtagaattgtttaacacacaagcacaagcatgatagcatcacaatagataatgttgaactagtatgctagatcactgttctggtaactaggattgatgataatcttgtgcatgtgtctttagcagattcttaacatgtgcatgaatatttaggatttgattatttgcaatggtgagattagaagctttcctttggaacacgactcttagttttatgggttatgatcctagcatatataactttgttaaaacacttagtttcaaattccctagtacaactagatttgcttatttatctgaattgtttgttaaggaatttatttgttctatgatggaatgtctaccttgtgtcagtagaaattttagaacttcatgttagatctaaaactgacttaggtaatagagatagtataatgccatataacaacagattggaatcagatccttatgctcttagaagattattgaatatatgtaattctactttatacctgttgcacttgtgttaattggtttgagtagagagtactgaatcttctgaattgcataactgcctgtcttgctcttgtcttatctttgtctgtttgccatgtgtactcaacatcatgtctgtttattttcatgtcatgaatgcatgtctttgtacttgcattgattttagaaaagcatgtttgagaatcacattagggcaatgtctagataagaattagcatgttaaggctgcttctgttgttaccactgttaaagaaaaatctctaatccatccggacccagttatgattggggaccatagaactctttccatttgtgattgcaggttacatatgttccatatgatttttggtgcactctgtttgctgagtagctgaaatcatatatttaccaaaaagtaccctgttagcaaatgtgatcatgtgagcagttccgtcaataatctttgaaagatgacaacaaagattctcttacgggacatgcctgttttcctggaatgtcatcatggaagcatatctttcttgcaaggagtcaaaacacacattcctagtatcagacggttctctgacaaaggacattatgtcagttcatggaatagtgttttatcttaaatcaggaaggatgtgaatttgttcgtggctaatatggaacttcaactgaagatggagtgaactgttttgatagtgaagcttcatcggatgagtattagctatggcacttgaagctctcaaacttgtatgtcaaaacaaggagctctttttattagtaagaagagatttggtgagaggactgcctcatctggaattcattatggataaagattatgaggtatgtcaatagggaagtcaaaggagcatcgcacagaagcaaagatatgatcattattactgagccgcttcagatgatacgtatggatttctacggatcagttaatgtcatgtctacaacaaagccatatatctttttgcgaagatcattgactactctagattctttcgtgttgttcgtatgtgttcaaaggacaagatgtcacaaatgaaggttgatcaagatgaaccctgatcattgataaatccagaaagacaccattcttgtcagtggccaatcagaagcaaacactaactcttggtatgtgtttggaggaaaatgcctctttgcaagtcttgcatttgaagctcaaagaatattttcctcggctactcaatggagtctacagtctacagggtgattgtgattaatcaacagaaggtgattgtaagtctggacaggacattgaacgacactttgctccaagctgttaaaggtgatatcattggtattatgatgattcaaatccaagcagaatctctttgcaaggataaggattgttaagaaaatcccagcaacagcttagggggagcatttggtggatccactagtcaaactcaacaccacattgaagatgaacaggacatatcaagaacgtatctgcttagacaaagggtttggagtcaatatcattcccgggttctagttcttaaatgttccgaattgtgaagtgaagactaggagagctattgtaAAAATacgttatttctttgggtttcaatcttaAGTGAAACTAGatgaagattcagaagctcttaaagggatccagattgagtgattgcacagcaagatgatctcaatcagtttgaaagcagattgtgcggattctgataccctgacttAATGACAATTTAGTACTTGgtatttgtcgggtatttagattccaactggatgtttttggctctgttacgagggacaagccaatttggttgctcagagttattacaaaggagaaggttatgaagattatggaaacagaatcttcaagttcaggactctacatcttagggactCAACGATCTTCAttattgaactaaagcaccattgacgagactcgggttcaggatattacagtgagctagaggatgaagcttcatgcaacatttcaaggactttgcagttgcagatccaacagaatttgtatgctctttcttcaccagctctctatgagttgtcatccaagacctgatgatcatcacggacatggtatgacttctgactagcatattattttaatatctgtttgctagagtcatatttggtatccaaattattacctctcatgatacaaggcacacacaatacaactatctgtgctgtgataccatgattatattatatgtggactaatgtcacttgtgcaagataattgctaagtgaatgcagattagtgatatgatgattttgttggaaagttgcaattctttatggtctactagctagcctaaagaatgatggcaataaaaggaagtcaaagatcttttgaatatgcgcattttggaagattctagacctgccaagacttatgccaacaaccactggacttaatcagtacaagaaaggtacatcaactgaaatgtcaagtctcagaggtattcaacttatcactttacttaactgcaagtggatcacatgatatattttctataaggtattacttctttcatgagcatgtctatcgtatttcttgaatgaattcatgagtattaaattgtctatacataggacttgtgaatttatttaaaatccagtacctcgtgctttttgctattatatatgattgccatgtttattgatttgcatgcttagatggtgattatatgttttagcatgagtatttgttatttcaaattatttaaattgtgttgcatgacaattaagtgacttatttgttcatgatttaaatgattagagatgacatgaagcatgacttaattatgttatctttcttgatctatacctatttaacaattggtatctagtagaga of Daucus carota subsp. sativus chromosome 3, DH1 v3.0, whole genome shotgun sequence contains these proteins:
- the LOC108211703 gene encoding DNA polymerase II subunit B4; translation: MAEEITTAPEPKNVSEKDSGAVEELPKSIVRRLVKEKLSEHGEISVLREAVEAFSESSRIFIHYLSAAANDICKESNRQTINAEDVFKALEDIEFSEFVGPLRASLEDFRQKNAVKRSGSSKAKAPKKSKKETLTNNGTEEEQISNEGDEKSATERQMENETEEELNNDEENEDGNENRTTNGTKEEEDNNDEGNEDDISAPNDIEIRT